One Chaetodon trifascialis isolate fChaTrf1 chromosome 12, fChaTrf1.hap1, whole genome shotgun sequence DNA window includes the following coding sequences:
- the LOC139340299 gene encoding ATP synthase subunit beta, mitochondrial-like isoform X2, protein MLGAVGRCCSGALQAFKPGIGSLKTVSGRHAALSSSRGYAAPAAQAALANGRIVAVIGAVVDVQFDEGLPPILNALEVAGRESRLVLEVAQHLGENTVRTIAMDGTEGLVRGQKVLDTGAPIRIPVGPETLGRIMNVIGEPIDERGPITTKQTAPIHAEAPEFTDMSVEQEILVTGIKVVDLLAPYAKGGKIGLFGGAGVGKTVLIMELINNVAKAHGGYSVFAGVGERTREGNDLYHEMIESGVINLKDTTSKVALVYGQMNEPPGARARVALTGLTVAEYFRDQEGQDVLLFIDNIFRFTQAGSEVSALLGRIPSAVGYQPTLATDMGTMQERITTTKKGSITSVQAIYVPADDLTDPAPATTFAHLDATTVLSRAIAELGIYPAVDPLDSTSRIMDPNIVGSEHYDVARGVQKILQASKSLQDIIAILGMDELSEEDKLTVARARKIQRFLSQPFQVAEVFTGHLGKLVPLKETIKGFQSILAGEYDPLPEQAFYMVGPIEEVVQKAEKLAEEHS, encoded by the exons ATGTTGGGTGCTGTGGGACGGTGCTGCAGCGGGGCTCTGCAGGCTTTTAAGCCTGGGATCGGCTCTCTGAAGACGGTCAGCGGGAGACATGCAGCTCTTTCTTCGA GCAGGGGTTACGCTGCCCCAGCTGCTCAGGCAGCCCTGGCCAATGGCCGCATTGTGGCTGTGATTGGAGCTGTGGTGGACGTCCAGTTCGATGAAGGCCTCCCTCCTATTCTCAATGCACTGGAGGTGGCTGGCCGTGAGAGCAGGCTGGTGCTCGAGGTGGCACAGCATCTGG GTGAAAACACAGTCAGGACAATTGCCATGGATGGCACAGAGGGCCTGGTCCGTGGTCAGAAGGTCCTGGACACCGGAGCACCCATCAGGATCCCTGTGGGCCCTGAGACCTTGGGCAGGATCATGAATGTCATTGGAGAACCCATTGATGAGAGGGGTCCAATTACCACCAAACA AACTGCTCCTATTCATGCTGAAGCCCCCGAGTTCACAGACATGAGTGTGGAGCAGGAGATCCTGGTCACTGGCATCAAAGTGGTAGACCTGCTGGCACCCTACGCAAAGGGTGGAAAGATCG GTCTGTTTGGTGGTGCTGGTGTCGGCAAGACTGTGCTGATTATGGAGCTGATCAACAATGTGGCCAAGGCTCATGGTGGTTACTCTGTGTTTGCTGGAGTGGGAGAGCGAACCCGTGAGGGAAATGACTTGTACCATGAAATGATTGAGTCTGGTGTCATTAACCTGAAGGACACCACCTCAAAG GTAGCGCTGGTGTACGGCCAAATGAACGAGCCTCCAGGTGCCCGTGCCAGAGTTGCTCTTACCGGTCTGACTGTTGCTGAATACTTCCGTGATCAGGAGGGACAGGACGTACTTCTCTTTATTGACAACATCTTTAGGTTCACCCAGGCTGGATCAGAG GTGTCTGCCCTGCTGGGTCGTATCCCCTCTGCTGTGGGTTACCAGCCTACCTTGGCTACTGATATGGGGACAATGCAGGAGAGAATTACCACCACCAAGAAGGGGTCCATCACCTCAGTTCAG GCCATCTATGTGCCTGCTGATGACTTAACTGACCCTGCTCCTGCCACGACTTTTGCCCACTTGGATGCAACAACTGTGTTGTCCCGTGCTATTGCTGAGCTTGGTATCTACCCTGCTGTGGACCCTCTGGATTCCACCTCCCGCATCATGGACCCCAACATTGTTGGGTCTGAACACTACGATGTTGCTCGTGGTGTTCAGAAGATTCTTCAGGCAAGC AAATCATTGCAGGACATCATTGCTATCCTGGGTATGGATGAATTGTCTGAGGAAGATAAGCTGACTGTAGCTCGCGCTCGTAAGATCCAGCGTTTCTTGTCGCAGCCCTTCCAGGTAGCAGAAGTCTTTACTGGCCACTTGGGAAAGCTGGTGCCTCTTAAGGAAACAATCAAAGGCTTCCAGAGCATTCTTGCAG GTGAGTATGACCCTCTGCCAGAGCAAGCTTTCTACATGGTGGGCCCCATTGAAGAAGTCGTCCAAAAGGCTGAGAAGCTGGCAGAGGAGCATTCTTAA
- the LOC139340299 gene encoding ATP synthase subunit beta, mitochondrial-like isoform X1 has translation MLGAVGRCCSGALQAFKPGIGSLKTVSGRHAALSSSRGYAAPAAQAALANGRIVAVIGAVVDVQFDEGLPPILNALEVAGRESRLVLEVAQHLGENTVRTIAMDGTEGLVRGQKVLDTGAPIRIPVGPETLGRIMNVIGEPIDERGPITTKQTAPIHAEAPEFTDMSVEQEILVTGIKVVDLLAPYAKGGKIGLFGGAGVGKTVLIMELINNVAKAHGGYSVFAGVGERTREGNDLYHEMIESGVINLKDTTSKVALVYGQMNEPPGARARVALTGLTVAEYFRDQEGQDVLLFIDNIFRFTQAGSEVSALLGRIPSAVGYQPTLATDMGTMQERITTTKKGSITSVQAIYVPADDLTDPAPATTFAHLDATTVLSRAIAELGIYPAVDPLDSTSRIMDPNIVGSEHYDVARGVQKILQDYKSLQDIIAILGMDELSEEDKLTVARARKIQRFLSQPFQVAEVFTGHLGKLVPLKETIKGFQSILAGEYDPLPEQAFYMVGPIEEVVQKAEKLAEEHS, from the exons ATGTTGGGTGCTGTGGGACGGTGCTGCAGCGGGGCTCTGCAGGCTTTTAAGCCTGGGATCGGCTCTCTGAAGACGGTCAGCGGGAGACATGCAGCTCTTTCTTCGA GCAGGGGTTACGCTGCCCCAGCTGCTCAGGCAGCCCTGGCCAATGGCCGCATTGTGGCTGTGATTGGAGCTGTGGTGGACGTCCAGTTCGATGAAGGCCTCCCTCCTATTCTCAATGCACTGGAGGTGGCTGGCCGTGAGAGCAGGCTGGTGCTCGAGGTGGCACAGCATCTGG GTGAAAACACAGTCAGGACAATTGCCATGGATGGCACAGAGGGCCTGGTCCGTGGTCAGAAGGTCCTGGACACCGGAGCACCCATCAGGATCCCTGTGGGCCCTGAGACCTTGGGCAGGATCATGAATGTCATTGGAGAACCCATTGATGAGAGGGGTCCAATTACCACCAAACA AACTGCTCCTATTCATGCTGAAGCCCCCGAGTTCACAGACATGAGTGTGGAGCAGGAGATCCTGGTCACTGGCATCAAAGTGGTAGACCTGCTGGCACCCTACGCAAAGGGTGGAAAGATCG GTCTGTTTGGTGGTGCTGGTGTCGGCAAGACTGTGCTGATTATGGAGCTGATCAACAATGTGGCCAAGGCTCATGGTGGTTACTCTGTGTTTGCTGGAGTGGGAGAGCGAACCCGTGAGGGAAATGACTTGTACCATGAAATGATTGAGTCTGGTGTCATTAACCTGAAGGACACCACCTCAAAG GTAGCGCTGGTGTACGGCCAAATGAACGAGCCTCCAGGTGCCCGTGCCAGAGTTGCTCTTACCGGTCTGACTGTTGCTGAATACTTCCGTGATCAGGAGGGACAGGACGTACTTCTCTTTATTGACAACATCTTTAGGTTCACCCAGGCTGGATCAGAG GTGTCTGCCCTGCTGGGTCGTATCCCCTCTGCTGTGGGTTACCAGCCTACCTTGGCTACTGATATGGGGACAATGCAGGAGAGAATTACCACCACCAAGAAGGGGTCCATCACCTCAGTTCAG GCCATCTATGTGCCTGCTGATGACTTAACTGACCCTGCTCCTGCCACGACTTTTGCCCACTTGGATGCAACAACTGTGTTGTCCCGTGCTATTGCTGAGCTTGGTATCTACCCTGCTGTGGACCCTCTGGATTCCACCTCCCGCATCATGGACCCCAACATTGTTGGGTCTGAACACTACGATGTTGCTCGTGGTGTTCAGAAGATTCTTCAG GACTACAAATCATTGCAGGACATCATTGCTATCCTGGGTATGGATGAATTGTCTGAGGAAGATAAGCTGACTGTAGCTCGCGCTCGTAAGATCCAGCGTTTCTTGTCGCAGCCCTTCCAGGTAGCAGAAGTCTTTACTGGCCACTTGGGAAAGCTGGTGCCTCTTAAGGAAACAATCAAAGGCTTCCAGAGCATTCTTGCAG GTGAGTATGACCCTCTGCCAGAGCAAGCTTTCTACATGGTGGGCCCCATTGAAGAAGTCGTCCAAAAGGCTGAGAAGCTGGCAGAGGAGCATTCTTAA